The sequence CATCAAACTATTTAATCTAAATGCTCAGAAAAGTACCTATCAATTCTCAGCTGATGCTATCTCAGAGACCTATGGATACAATGGTCCAATTCTTGGCCCAACCATCAGGGCAACCAGAGGAGATAAGCTAGATATCGCAGTGACCAACAACCTTGATGAGCAGACTACTTCACATTGGCATGGTGCAGTTGTCCCAGGAGATGCCGATGGTGGTATTCACAATATCATCAACCCAAATGAGACTTGGCATGCCAAGTTTACTGTCAGTCAGCCAGCAGCTACTCTTTGGTATCACCCCCACCAACACCAAGAAACAGCCAAGCAAGTCTACAACGGCCTAGGTGGTTTTTTGATCATAGATGATCAAGACTCTAGCTCGCTTGGACTACCAACAAACTATGGAGTTGATGATATCCCCTTGGTAATTCAATCAAAAAAACTCGATCAGTCAGGTAAACTTGAGCCCTATCAAGTATCACACATGGAGCAAGCTCAAGGACTTGAAGGCAATACTATCATGCTAAATGCTCAAGTCAAGCCGTATCTCAATATTAGTACCAACTTAATCCGCCTAAGATTACTCAACGGCTCGAACAGTGATACTTACAATGTATCACTTAGTAGTGGTCAAGAATTTTATGTAATCGGAACCGATGGTGGACTACTCGAGCAACCAGTTAGCGTCACTACACTAGAACTCACCACTGCAAAAAGATATGAGATACTAATCGACAGCTCCGCTATCACTGGTGATAACCCAGCACTAATGATTAACAACTCAGCTGAACTATTATTCACCAAAAAAGAACAACTTACTGATAAGTATACCCTGCCTAACTCCCTTATAAAATTTGATGAACTCCCAAATGCAGAAATTGATCGAGACTTTGATCTAGGGATGTTGATGGGCAATCAAGATTCAATGATGAGTGGTAGAATGAACTTTGGGATCAATGATCAATCATTTGATAGTAATAGAATAAATTTCACAGTCAATGCTGACTCCCTGGAGTATTGGCGCATATACAATGATCCTTCTGGCATGAGCACAAATCATCCCTTTCATATTCATGCTACGCAATTCCAAATCATCTCAATAAATCAGGAAAAACCACCAGATTTACTACGAGGATGGCATAATACAATAGATCTAAAACCTGGTGATGAAGTAGTATTGGCTGTTCCGTTTGCTGAGAACCTTTCGGGTACATATATGTATCACTGTCACATCCTAGAACACGAAGATGCCGGCATGATGGGACAGTTTCAGATACAATGAACCATCATTCATTGATAGGCCACCACCTCTTCACTGACATTGAGAGGGCAAAACCTGAGCCATTTTGAGCTGTCTTAAGGCAACAATTCAATGCTTCACCAGGTATTCACTCACTATCTCCAGAATCTTCCCCCCGTATTCATCCAGCTTTTGTTGACCAATGCCCTTAATCCCTGATAATGACTTAGGGTCGGTCGGATTAGTAGCAGCAATTAGCTTCAGGGTATTGTCACTCAATACAATATAGGCTGGGACTTCCTTAATTCTAGCCTGCTTTGTCCTCCAATTTTTCAGTGACTCAAAAAGCTCTGGATCATAATTATCAAGTAGCTTGTCCTCATCTGATTTCAATGCCACTTGAACTCTCTGATGAAGTTTACTGAGCTTGGATTGAGAGATCTTGACCAATTCAGCCTGCGTAGCCCTCGATCTTTCAATCAGCTTTTGATCCAACTTCGCTACAACTGGGCTGACCTCCAATGCCCGATCATTGATTCCTCTGATATATACACCTTCTAGCGAGCGAACCCTAGACAGGGCTACATACCCCATACCTGGCTCAAATGATCTACCCAGATCTATCTCAGCTGCATCTAGACTCATACCTTGACTCTTATGGATAGTAATAGCCCAAGCTAACCTAAGTGGTAGCTGATTGATCTCAGCTACAGTCCTATCACCATCTTGCATCTTCCAACTAAATGGAGTCACGGTTATTTCCCTATTATTAGTCCTCACAATCGGATAATCCGCCGGATCAAATCCTATGACTCTACCTAAAGTACCATTATAATAACCTTCCGCTGGATTGTTGGCGACAAACATCACCCTTGCCCCAATCTTTAGGTTTAATGTCTCAGGAGCAAGACAGCTAGCAACCATTGACTCAATCACCCGCTTGTTACCATGGCTTTCTAGCTGGTAACTGACTTCTTCACCTCCAATCTGCCTTAGTTGATCTTGATTGATCTGATCGACTTGAGCATTGTGTGTGTAGAGTCGAGTGACCAGCTGATTTTCGGGTAACTGATCTTCGATATACCGAGCATCCAGGCTACTAATATGATCTATCGTAACTGATTGATCTCGAATTGCATTGAGAATAACTAAGAGCCGATCATCTTCCTGACGATGTTGTTCAGCTAGGTAACAAATCTTTAGATTCATCCTCTCCCAAGCTTCTGATTCAAATACAAAACTGACTTGACCCCTCCGATCGACTGGAGGCAACTGGAATAAATCCCCAGACAGAACTACCTGCAACCCGCCAAAAGGTTTATCATCCTCTCGTAACTCCGAACAAACCCGATCAATTAAATCTAGTCTCTTACCGTCTAACATTGAGATCTCATCGATGATTAAGACTTTGGTTGACTTGAGACTTTTGACAAGCTTTGCTTTACTTTTCAATCTAATGATCTCTTGATCGGTCAACTGATCTGCTATGCCAATCCCCGACCAAGAATGGATGGTCATTCCTCCGAGGTGGGTAGCAGCTATCCCAGTACTCGCTGTCACAGCTACTTTGATCTTATTTTTACGCAATATGCCGATAAACTTGTTGAGTACAAATGTCTTGCCACTCCCTGCCGCCCCAGTCAGATAGACATTGTGTCCTAGTAGCATTACATCTAGTGCCTGACTTTGTTTCATACCTGTAGTATAACCCAACTTATCATATTAGCCCAAGCTGAATGATGCCTCCTCAGCTGACGGCCTTGCAGGATTTTGGAATATGACTGGGTGGGGTCATCCTCCGAAACCCGAAGGGTTTACGGGCGATCCACCTCTCCTGTGAGCTAGGATAATGCGGGCTAATACGAAATGCTGGATTTCCCAGATATCAAGTATCGATTCGATTACTGACTAATTAGACTCAACCTAGTCTTTTATTTCCTGTTTATTATTTTATATTTTAAGTGCTCTAGTCATTTGTTTACGTCCTCTCGCTGATACACCACCCCAAACACCATCCACTACCCCATGTCTTAGCGCATAGTTCAAACATGGAATACTAGCTGGGCAACCTTGGCAAACTCTTAGAGCCGGCGATATAGACCCCGTTGGTCCTGGAAAAAATAAGTCGGTAGGCTTATCTGAACAGGCTGCAAATTCACGCCAAGCTTGGCTATCATCACTAGGCATTGGATGATCAGAATAATCAACAGGACTATCTTTTCTTCCATCTGACTTATCGTAGCGAGTAAAAGTGGTATCAACCGCACCATCATATTCTTCTCCCCAATTTTGTTCCATTATCACTTGATAATACCTCAACTACTATGATCATTGCAAGCATGAGCATTATTCTAATCTCAAACATTAATCCTAATTGCTTCCTATTGATTAATTAAGCTAAAATAAAAGACAAAGGTATAGGCTATAGCTCTTTGCTTTGGGATATCTCTGGATACTTCTGAATGATTTCTTCAGCAAGTTTCCCTATGGTCTCATTGATCACCTCACGCACATCGACCTCATCTGCTACTTCAGCCATGGCGACTGCAAGATCTTGATAGAAATCTTCATCCCCGGTAAGTCTATACCAAAATTCCTTGCCAGAGTAAACCATGTAGCTTTCGGAAACTTTTTTGATATTTGCGTTCATTTCTTCTGGTTCCCCGTATATTACACCCAATACCAAATCGTCCAGTTGGATGGGGAGACTATTTTGCCTTGCAAGGTTTTTAACGGCGTTAAAGTGATCTGATATTGTCTTGACATCATCTCTGTTTAGAGCATTTGGCCCAGCTTTTAACTGGCAATATTTTCTTCTTCCGTCCACAGTATCAATGAATTCAATATCTATTCCAGACACTGCTGATCCGAAGTTTTCATCAGAAAAAAGTGTTGCTATAAACTGCTGAACACTTGAACCGAACG comes from Candidatus Saccharibacteria bacterium and encodes:
- a CDS encoding multicopper oxidase domain-containing protein, with protein sequence MNKPTYRQRLTKSGIAIIALLVIMIGWREYSKSMTTNDHAKQRSDNYSNQLQVPPLLDYTKVDGIKLFNLNAQKSTYQFSADAISETYGYNGPILGPTIRATRGDKLDIAVTNNLDEQTTSHWHGAVVPGDADGGIHNIINPNETWHAKFTVSQPAATLWYHPHQHQETAKQVYNGLGGFLIIDDQDSSSLGLPTNYGVDDIPLVIQSKKLDQSGKLEPYQVSHMEQAQGLEGNTIMLNAQVKPYLNISTNLIRLRLLNGSNSDTYNVSLSSGQEFYVIGTDGGLLEQPVSVTTLELTTAKRYEILIDSSAITGDNPALMINNSAELLFTKKEQLTDKYTLPNSLIKFDELPNAEIDRDFDLGMLMGNQDSMMSGRMNFGINDQSFDSNRINFTVNADSLEYWRIYNDPSGMSTNHPFHIHATQFQIISINQEKPPDLLRGWHNTIDLKPGDEVVLAVPFAENLSGTYMYHCHILEHEDAGMMGQFQIQ
- a CDS encoding AAA family ATPase — protein: MKQSQALDVMLLGHNVYLTGAAGSGKTFVLNKFIGILRKNKIKVAVTASTGIAATHLGGMTIHSWSGIGIADQLTDQEIIRLKSKAKLVKSLKSTKVLIIDEISMLDGKRLDLIDRVCSELREDDKPFGGLQVVLSGDLFQLPPVDRRGQVSFVFESEAWERMNLKICYLAEQHRQEDDRLLVILNAIRDQSVTIDHISSLDARYIEDQLPENQLVTRLYTHNAQVDQINQDQLRQIGGEEVSYQLESHGNKRVIESMVASCLAPETLNLKIGARVMFVANNPAEGYYNGTLGRVIGFDPADYPIVRTNNREITVTPFSWKMQDGDRTVAEINQLPLRLAWAITIHKSQGMSLDAAEIDLGRSFEPGMGYVALSRVRSLEGVYIRGINDRALEVSPVVAKLDQKLIERSRATQAELVKISQSKLSKLHQRVQVALKSDEDKLLDNYDPELFESLKNWRTKQARIKEVPAYIVLSDNTLKLIAATNPTDPKSLSGIKGIGQQKLDEYGGKILEIVSEYLVKH
- a CDS encoding WhiB family transcriptional regulator, whose protein sequence is MEQNWGEEYDGAVDTTFTRYDKSDGRKDSPVDYSDHPMPSDDSQAWREFAACSDKPTDLFFPGPTGSISPALRVCQGCPASIPCLNYALRHGVVDGVWGGVSARGRKQMTRALKI
- a CDS encoding restriction endonuclease, yielding MNLQDKQKIIIRAKDWMRSSLISNHLENTKKLASLKEFKINPFLWPYLANYYKGDTNYRSLAEVLILPRILGTSITTTFGSSVQQFIATLFSDENFGSAVSGIDIEFIDTVDGRRKYCQLKAGPNALNRDDVKTISDHFNAVKNLARQNSLPIQLDDLVLGVIYGEPEEMNANIKKVSESYMVYSGKEFWYRLTGDEDFYQDLAVAMAEVADEVDVREVINETIGKLAEEIIQKYPEISQSKEL